In one Mucilaginibacter ginsenosidivorax genomic region, the following are encoded:
- the mreC gene encoding rod shape-determining protein MreC — translation MRNLLIFITKYNAFFLFLIFEVSALLIYIKYNSFQKATFISSQNQVTGSLYGQVSQFKGYLSLKDVNDSLARENARLRGMLKTSFYVDTTEKHKVVDTVYKQQYTYLVARVINNSTNQSNNYITINKGSRDGITKDMGVICGAGVVGMIADVTDHYAIVKSLLHSKSQFSAMLVKDKSVGSFIWGNDLNPRKGLLSLQNDAKPTMGEMVVTSGYSLFPTGIPFGKVTNLHAKEGGLLLNVEVGLAVDFTKLQYIYVVVNKYAQEQAGLEAAAIK, via the coding sequence ATGCGTAACCTCTTGATATTTATCACTAAGTATAACGCGTTTTTTTTATTCCTGATTTTTGAGGTGAGCGCGCTGCTTATCTACATCAAATATAACTCTTTTCAAAAGGCTACGTTTATCAGTTCGCAAAACCAGGTTACCGGCAGTTTATATGGGCAGGTAAGCCAGTTTAAGGGATATTTATCTTTAAAGGATGTAAATGACAGTCTTGCACGCGAAAACGCAAGGTTACGGGGAATGCTTAAAACATCATTTTATGTTGATACTACCGAAAAGCATAAAGTTGTTGATACTGTTTACAAACAGCAGTACACTTACCTGGTAGCCCGTGTTATCAATAATTCAACCAACCAATCTAATAATTACATCACCATAAACAAGGGCAGCAGGGATGGCATAACTAAAGATATGGGTGTAATTTGCGGTGCGGGTGTGGTGGGTATGATAGCCGATGTAACAGACCACTACGCCATTGTAAAATCACTACTGCATTCAAAAAGCCAGTTTAGCGCAATGCTGGTAAAAGATAAATCTGTTGGCTCATTTATATGGGGAAACGATCTTAATCCGCGTAAGGGTTTGCTAAGCCTGCAAAACGATGCCAAACCCACCATGGGCGAAATGGTGGTAACATCAGGTTATTCGCTTTTCCCAACCGGGATCCCTTTTGGTAAGGTAACCAATCTGCATGCCAAAGAGGGCGGCTTGCTGCTTAATGTAGAGGTTGGCCTTGCGGTTGATTTTACCAAACTGCAATACATATACGTGGTAGTTAATAAATACGCACAGGAACAAGCCGGACTGGAGGCCGCAGCAATTAAATAA
- a CDS encoding rod shape-determining protein MreD — MGRTIIINVIRFLLLVFMQAFLLKNITFYNLSTPYFYILFILLLPFEIPNVLLFVLSFLLGLTVDAFYDTPGLHASACVVLALVRILFINITVQKEGFDNEPEPTLSIMGFRWFFTYAVILTFAHHFFLLTLEVFRFSEIQYTLSRVVLSSIFTVFLILVSGLLFFKRKERK, encoded by the coding sequence ATGGGCCGTACTATCATCATCAATGTAATCCGCTTTTTGTTATTGGTGTTTATGCAGGCATTTTTGCTCAAAAACATCACTTTTTACAACCTGTCTACCCCTTACTTTTATATCCTTTTTATACTGCTACTGCCTTTCGAAATACCGAATGTGTTGCTGTTTGTATTATCATTCCTGTTAGGCCTTACGGTAGATGCCTTTTATGATACACCCGGCCTGCATGCTTCGGCCTGCGTTGTGCTGGCGCTTGTTCGTATTCTTTTCATCAATATAACCGTGCAAAAAGAAGGGTTTGACAACGAGCCGGAACCAACCCTGAGCATTATGGGGTTCAGGTGGTTTTTCACGTATGCGGTGATACTTACTTTTGCCCATCATTTTTTCCTACTAACCCTTGAAGTATTCCGGTTTTCTGAAATACAATACACACTAAGCCGCGTTGTTTTAAGTTCAATATTTACGGTATTTTTGATACTTGTTTCGGGCCTGCTATTTTTCAAAAGGAAAGAACGTAAATGA
- the mrdA gene encoding penicillin-binding protein 2, whose amino-acid sequence MNNFFERRYVITGIFVAIILTLLARLYYIQIVDDRYAIYATKNVIRSFIQYPARGPILDRNGKILVQNVPIYDIMVTPKDVKPFDTVAFCNLLGIDKDGFNKRWIKAIKYSPNKDSPFEKQISAERFASIQEKINDFTGFYALPRTVRTYPDSVAAQFLGYIGEAQDRDIKRSNGYYRLGDYIGITGVEKAYENVLRGQRGVKNMMVDSRGAQKGSFANGAFDTVARTGERLTSSLDIELQKLGEQLMQNKLGSIVAIEPSSGEILAYVSSPTYDPNLMVGRERGNNAAKMYNNPYKPFFIRPIQAQYPPGSSFKPLSALIALQENIISPSETYYCTGHYRAGNRLVPCNNGEAHGTVNMGRAVAESCNGYFSMVFQRILERSGAKYTEAEFTKWRANVMKFGLGARLDLDMPAESRGNVPTPLHYDNVYKKGGWRASTIISLAIGQGELLATPLQMANLECTIANHGFFYKPHLIKAIGTENVIKAEYTKRNYVGIDSQYFEPVINGMQAVVEDGTARRSKIPGIIMCGKTGTAQNPRGEANSVFVAFAPRENPKIAIAVVVENSGEGAHWAAPIASFIVEKYLRGKITPRESGITVDYFANANRMPDLTLYALDLKKERMRDSIRAVKADSIKKFKADSIKKAARLKTANNNKPNNWGNLLAGRGAGK is encoded by the coding sequence ATGAATAATTTTTTTGAGCGTCGCTACGTCATCACCGGTATTTTTGTAGCTATAATTTTAACGCTGCTGGCCAGGCTTTACTATATCCAGATAGTTGACGACCGCTACGCCATTTACGCTACCAAAAACGTTATCCGCAGTTTTATCCAATACCCTGCCCGCGGTCCCATTTTAGATAGGAATGGTAAAATACTGGTACAAAACGTACCTATTTACGATATCATGGTAACGCCCAAAGATGTAAAACCCTTTGATACCGTTGCATTTTGTAACCTGTTGGGCATTGATAAGGATGGCTTTAACAAGCGCTGGATAAAAGCCATCAAATATTCGCCTAATAAAGACTCCCCTTTTGAAAAACAAATATCGGCCGAACGCTTTGCTTCGATACAGGAAAAAATAAACGACTTTACCGGCTTTTATGCATTGCCCCGTACTGTACGTACTTATCCCGATTCGGTTGCAGCGCAGTTTTTAGGTTACATTGGTGAGGCGCAGGACCGCGATATCAAACGCTCCAACGGTTATTACCGGCTGGGCGATTATATTGGAATAACCGGCGTGGAGAAAGCTTACGAAAATGTTTTGCGCGGACAGCGTGGTGTTAAAAACATGATGGTTGATTCGCGCGGGGCACAAAAAGGCTCATTCGCCAATGGCGCTTTTGATACGGTGGCACGTACCGGCGAGCGACTTACTTCCTCGTTAGACATCGAACTACAAAAACTAGGCGAACAGCTGATGCAAAATAAGCTGGGCAGTATTGTGGCCATTGAACCATCGAGCGGCGAGATACTGGCTTATGTAAGCAGCCCTACTTATGACCCTAATCTGATGGTTGGCCGCGAGCGGGGTAACAACGCTGCCAAAATGTATAACAACCCGTATAAGCCGTTTTTCATCAGGCCTATACAGGCGCAGTATCCGCCGGGCTCATCATTTAAACCATTAAGTGCGTTGATAGCTTTGCAGGAAAACATTATCTCCCCTTCAGAAACATACTATTGCACCGGGCATTACAGGGCCGGCAACCGGCTGGTACCATGTAACAATGGCGAAGCTCACGGTACAGTTAACATGGGCAGGGCGGTAGCCGAATCATGTAACGGTTATTTTTCGATGGTGTTTCAACGGATATTGGAACGCAGCGGAGCCAAATATACCGAAGCAGAATTTACAAAGTGGAGGGCCAACGTAATGAAATTTGGTTTAGGCGCCCGGCTGGACCTGGATATGCCTGCTGAAAGCCGCGGAAACGTACCAACGCCACTACATTACGACAACGTTTATAAAAAAGGCGGCTGGCGTGCCAGTACCATCATTTCTTTAGCCATAGGCCAGGGCGAGTTGTTGGCAACCCCATTACAAATGGCCAACCTGGAATGCACTATTGCCAACCATGGTTTTTTTTACAAACCACACCTCATTAAAGCCATTGGTACCGAAAATGTTATTAAGGCCGAGTATACCAAAAGAAATTATGTGGGTATAGATTCGCAATACTTTGAACCGGTAATAAATGGGATGCAGGCTGTGGTGGAAGATGGTACCGCCCGCCGGTCAAAAATTCCGGGCATTATCATGTGCGGCAAAACAGGTACAGCGCAAAACCCGCGTGGCGAAGCTAACTCAGTATTTGTAGCCTTCGCACCGCGCGAGAACCCTAAAATAGCCATTGCCGTTGTTGTAGAAAACTCGGGCGAGGGTGCGCATTGGGCTGCTCCTATTGCCAGCTTTATTGTCGAAAAATATTTAAGGGGTAAGATAACGCCACGCGAATCGGGCATTACGGTTGATTATTTTGCCAATGCCAACCGCATGCCCGATTTAACGCTTTACGCCCTGGATTTGAAAAAGGAACGCATGCGCGATAGTATCCGCGCGGTAAAAGCCGACTCCATAAAAAAATTCAAGGCCGACTCCATAAAAAAGGCGGCACGTTTAAAAACGGCAAACAATAACAAACCGAATAACTGGGGCAATTTATTAGCAGGCAGGGGGGCTGGCAAATAG
- the rodA gene encoding rod shape-determining protein RodA, protein MNNNNNNQRSFFFNVDWVTVFLYLILCTIGWFNIHAAVFDERHPSIIDGATNYGKQFIFIIVAVVIGMIILLLESRFFSALSPAFYVVTVLLLMVVLVIGRNVGGNQAWINLGGGFRLQPSEFAKFATCLLLARYLSGPNIRVTDPKSFMAAGAIIGLPMILIMLQPDTGSTLVFCSLIFVLYREGLSPYFLIVTGLLITLFVVALLFNPLHIIIALVAFTALVIFLFRRNRKLISTMLIGLAISITFVFSVKFIYTSVLKPHQTDRINIILGITTDLRGKGYNVNQSKIAIGSGKMWGKGYLHGTQTKYSFVPEQSTDFIFCTIGEEWGFAGSLALLGLYIFLILRVIFIAERQRSPFSRIYGYGVASVLFFHVVINIGMTIGIVPVIGIPLPFISYGGSSLLSFTILLFVLIKFDSNRMGII, encoded by the coding sequence ATGAATAACAATAATAATAACCAGCGCAGCTTCTTTTTTAATGTTGATTGGGTTACGGTATTCCTATACCTTATCCTGTGCACTATAGGCTGGTTCAACATTCATGCCGCCGTTTTTGACGAAAGGCATCCAAGCATCATAGATGGGGCCACCAATTATGGCAAGCAATTTATATTCATCATTGTGGCTGTGGTAATTGGCATGATTATCCTGCTGTTAGAGAGTCGTTTTTTCAGCGCCCTGTCTCCGGCTTTCTACGTTGTAACCGTGCTTTTGTTAATGGTTGTACTGGTTATTGGCCGCAATGTTGGCGGTAACCAGGCCTGGATAAACCTTGGCGGTGGTTTCAGGCTACAGCCATCGGAGTTTGCCAAGTTTGCTACCTGCCTGTTATTGGCCCGGTACCTGAGCGGGCCGAATATCCGCGTCACCGATCCAAAATCATTTATGGCAGCTGGGGCTATCATCGGCTTGCCCATGATATTGATTATGCTGCAGCCGGATACAGGTTCAACACTTGTATTTTGTTCGCTTATCTTCGTACTCTACCGGGAAGGTTTATCACCTTACTTCCTCATCGTAACCGGTTTGCTGATTACGCTTTTTGTGGTGGCCCTGCTGTTTAATCCCTTGCATATCATCATTGCACTGGTGGCATTTACTGCCCTGGTTATCTTTTTATTCAGGCGTAACCGTAAACTCATCAGTACCATGCTGATAGGGCTTGCTATCTCCATCACCTTTGTATTTAGTGTTAAATTCATTTACACCAGTGTATTAAAACCGCACCAAACCGACCGTATCAACATCATTTTGGGCATCACTACGGATTTAAGGGGTAAAGGATATAATGTAAATCAATCTAAAATTGCCATAGGGTCGGGTAAAATGTGGGGTAAGGGTTATTTACATGGCACCCAAACTAAATACTCGTTTGTGCCCGAACAAAGTACCGATTTTATTTTTTGCACCATAGGCGAGGAATGGGGCTTTGCGGGCTCACTTGCGTTATTAGGCCTTTATATTTTCCTCATTCTCCGGGTTATCTTTATCGCCGAGCGACAGCGATCGCCATTTTCGCGCATCTATGGCTATGGCGTGGCATCGGTGCTCTTTTTTCACGTAGTAATCAATATTGGTATGACGATTGGGATAGTACCCGTTATTGGTATTCCGTTACCATTTATAAGCTACGGCGGCTCATCATTATTAAGTTTTACCATCCTGCTTTTCGTGCTCATCAAGTTCGATTCCAACAGGATGGGGATCATTTGA
- a CDS encoding TonB-dependent receptor, translating into MIKLYLSCFLVLAITINATAQIQKTEFKDTTHLKTAIVRGYLSEQPVLSVPASVSVLGGAQLKLQPDNSFVTALNTVPGIRAEERSPGSYRLSIRGSLLRSPFGVRDVKIYFDEIPLTDAGGNTYLNAIDIGSIGSIEILKGPDGSLFGANSGGVVLLSSINRYNDSSYLTAGVNTGSYGLFHEKLTLQQHSGANLFNISQSFQTYHGYRQHSDTHRNYIQLSDKWNYSGKNELKVLGLYSNLAYQTPGGLNLAQFTANPTLARQPTPTLPGAIQQQIGITTKVYLGGLTNEYHLSDRIRNVLSVFGNHVDFANPFITNYEQRSENTYGLRTYFELAGNHQENLDWKADLGIEWQQTNSLISNYGNKKGVKDTTQTSDNIHTNQHFIFGRYSADLFKRMHAEAALSLNWYDYDFKNIYPLNQSSFTNRNFTPQLMPRLALSYQLTNNFIWRASVSRGYSTPTTAEVRPTDNIVNTSLQAQTGWNYETGFRLRNQDETLLLDASVFYYRISNAIVRRLNADETEHYINAGGTNQPGFELSFTDWIIRQNSTHFIRGLQFNESYTYSGFTFRDYTVTSTSYSGNRLTGVPRHVFVSSLQLKFPADLSLFAQHNYTSKIPLNDASTVYAGHYNLLQARVSWQPTIGRKTRLEIFAAADNILNQKYSLGNDLNAVGNRYYNASPLRNYNVGMNVRL; encoded by the coding sequence ATGATAAAATTGTACCTGAGCTGCTTTCTTGTCCTCGCTATAACTATAAATGCCACCGCCCAAATCCAAAAAACGGAATTCAAAGATACAACTCACCTTAAAACCGCAATTGTGCGTGGGTACCTGAGCGAACAGCCAGTGTTAAGTGTACCTGCCTCGGTAAGTGTATTGGGGGGTGCACAACTTAAACTACAACCCGATAATTCATTTGTTACGGCTTTAAATACTGTTCCGGGTATCCGGGCCGAGGAGCGTTCGCCGGGGAGTTACCGTTTATCCATCCGCGGCAGCTTGTTACGGTCGCCATTTGGGGTAAGGGATGTGAAAATTTATTTTGATGAGATCCCCTTAACTGATGCAGGGGGCAATACTTACCTGAATGCTATAGATATAGGCAGCATAGGCAGTATCGAAATTTTAAAAGGCCCCGATGGCAGTTTGTTCGGCGCCAACTCCGGCGGGGTAGTTTTGCTAAGTTCTATTAACCGCTATAATGATAGTAGTTACTTAACGGCGGGCGTTAATACTGGCAGCTATGGTTTGTTCCACGAAAAGCTTACCCTTCAGCAGCATTCCGGGGCAAATTTGTTTAATATCAGCCAAAGTTTTCAAACCTATCATGGTTACAGGCAACATAGCGATACGCACCGAAATTACATACAACTGTCCGATAAATGGAACTATAGTGGTAAAAACGAGTTAAAAGTGCTGGGTTTATACTCCAACCTGGCCTACCAAACGCCGGGTGGTTTAAACCTGGCACAGTTTACCGCCAACCCAACATTGGCACGCCAGCCAACACCTACTTTGCCAGGCGCAATACAACAGCAAATTGGCATTACCACCAAAGTGTATTTAGGCGGATTGACTAACGAATACCATTTAAGCGACAGGATCAGGAACGTGCTATCTGTTTTTGGCAACCATGTTGATTTTGCCAACCCATTTATTACCAATTATGAGCAGCGCAGCGAGAATACGTACGGATTACGTACCTATTTTGAACTGGCCGGCAATCACCAGGAAAACCTGGACTGGAAAGCCGATCTGGGAATTGAGTGGCAGCAAACCAATTCGCTGATCAGCAATTATGGCAATAAAAAGGGCGTAAAAGATACCACCCAAACCAGCGATAATATTCATACCAATCAGCATTTTATTTTTGGCCGGTACTCGGCAGACCTTTTTAAACGTATGCATGCCGAGGCCGCTTTGAGCCTGAACTGGTACGACTATGATTTTAAAAACATTTACCCGCTTAACCAAAGCAGTTTTACCAACCGTAATTTTACACCGCAATTAATGCCAAGGCTTGCCTTAAGCTACCAGCTTACCAATAACTTCATTTGGCGGGCATCAGTAAGCCGTGGCTACTCTACACCAACCACTGCCGAGGTGCGGCCTACTGATAATATTGTAAATACCAGCCTGCAGGCCCAAACCGGCTGGAACTATGAAACCGGTTTCCGTCTGCGCAACCAGGACGAAACTTTATTGCTTGACGCATCGGTGTTTTATTACCGCATCAGCAACGCCATTGTACGCCGTTTAAATGCCGACGAAACAGAGCACTACATCAATGCCGGCGGCACCAATCAGCCTGGTTTTGAGCTATCGTTTACAGATTGGATTATCCGCCAGAACAGCACCCATTTTATCCGGGGCCTTCAGTTTAATGAATCATATACTTACAGCGGGTTTACTTTTCGCGATTACACGGTTACCAGCACCAGCTACTCGGGCAACAGGTTAACGGGTGTGCCAAGGCATGTGTTTGTATCCAGCCTGCAGCTGAAATTCCCGGCAGATCTTTCTTTGTTTGCGCAGCATAACTACACCTCAAAAATCCCGCTGAATGATGCCAGTACAGTATACGCCGGGCATTATAACCTGTTACAGGCCAGGGTTAGCTGGCAACCAACCATAGGCCGTAAAACAAGGTTGGAAATTTTTGCTGCCGCGGATAACATCCTGAACCAAAAATACAGCCTCGGGAATGATTTAAACGCAGTAGGGAACAGGTATTATAACGCTTCGCCTTTAAGGAATTATAATGTGGGGATGAATGTGAGGTTGTAG
- a CDS encoding MmcQ/YjbR family DNA-binding protein, with the protein MATDMSIFMQFMRGFLLPLPGVTEKMCFEDPAFYVNGKIFTSVKLGKELLGIHTTEREKWMERDPHTFFITPHYLNYKYMLICLETVSPDDVKNLLITAYLARATKKLVKEYEAMISAG; encoded by the coding sequence ATGGCTACAGATATGTCAATCTTCATGCAGTTTATGCGTGGTTTTTTACTGCCATTGCCCGGTGTTACCGAGAAAATGTGCTTTGAAGATCCGGCCTTTTATGTAAATGGCAAAATTTTCACCAGTGTGAAATTAGGAAAAGAGCTTTTGGGTATCCACACCACCGAACGTGAAAAGTGGATGGAGCGCGATCCTCACACATTCTTTATTACTCCGCATTATCTCAATTACAAATACATGCTGATATGCCTTGAAACGGTATCTCCGGATGACGTGAAAAACCTGTTGATAACCGCCTATCTTGCCCGGGCAACAAAAAAACTGGTAAAGGAATATGAAGCAATGATATCAGCCGGGTAA
- a CDS encoding class I SAM-dependent methyltransferase, protein MQNQLRQTFGNIDIYLFDQLLKGRFDDCKTVLDAGCGGGRNLVYFLQNEFEVYGVDQSEAAVDAVKQLSATLAPANPLSNFAVSGVEDLPYPDNTFDLVICSAVLHFAKSIEHFDNMVHSLWRVLKPGGYFFARLASDIGIENLVKPVDNNNRFLLPDGSERFLVDEQILLRYGFALNGTLYEPIKTTNVQNLRCMTTWCLQKR, encoded by the coding sequence ATGCAAAATCAGCTCAGGCAAACATTTGGCAATATTGATATTTACCTGTTCGATCAATTATTGAAAGGCCGGTTTGATGACTGCAAAACTGTATTGGATGCCGGCTGCGGCGGCGGCCGAAACCTGGTTTATTTTTTACAAAACGAGTTCGAAGTTTACGGGGTTGATCAAAGCGAGGCGGCTGTTGATGCGGTTAAGCAATTATCTGCCACGTTAGCGCCGGCTAATCCCCTCTCAAACTTTGCGGTATCGGGGGTTGAAGATCTGCCTTATCCTGATAACACTTTCGACCTGGTTATTTGCAGCGCGGTTTTACATTTTGCAAAAAGCATCGAACATTTCGACAACATGGTACACTCGCTTTGGCGGGTGCTTAAACCCGGCGGCTACTTTTTTGCCAGGCTGGCATCCGATATCGGCATCGAAAACCTGGTAAAACCTGTTGATAACAATAACCGTTTCCTGCTACCCGATGGTTCTGAGCGTTTCCTGGTAGATGAACAAATCCTGCTGCGCTATGGCTTTGCGCTAAACGGTACGCTTTACGAACCTATAAAAACAACCAACGTACAAAACCTTCGGTGTATGACTACATGGTGTTTGCAGAAACGTTGA
- a CDS encoding glycoside hydrolase family 31 protein — MLPTLNAKIKQSIALFILLAGAMATLTVNATVKSFKKGADGVTFSLDKGLMKVLVRSADIIEVKYTIFDAFETKPSLVVVNSWKTPAAYQVTATKTEVIITTAKMKVIVNKATNAITYTDLKGNVITAEDSENKTITPATIAGISTYNVSTQFTSPVNEALYGLGCHPLDSLSINYKGRNQELLIKYLTGAIPVLLSTKGYGLLWDNYSASNFYGAEADNTKFKYVSESGKQVDYYFFYGPSFDHIIDSYRTATGRAPMFGKWAFGLFQSQDRYMSEKEILTVKDKYRDNHIPVDVIVQDWYYWDPLPIGSHVMKPERYPHPKQMVDELHKANIHAMISIWPVFGKGTPNYDALEKMGGLTDITWDNVVTHTFDTYYDAHNPKARELYWDQARDSLVKRYGFDAWWIDQCEPDNGALLDARRQSNFSIGKGIDYFNTYSLQHTKGVYDGWRRDIPGKRAFFLVRQSFAGEQRNAATLWSSDIECTFWNYKNQVPQGINACASGIPYWTSDIGGYHFHWKAADWSQPDKRELFTRWFQFGAFCPIFRIHGKGERALFSDNWDANTKAILLNFDKLRYRLLPYIYSLAGKVTTENYTMMRALTFDFRNDEKAYGIPDQYMFGPAFMVNPVTEQLYTSADADKKAKARQVYLPAATKWYNFWNGEVLDGGQTISAAAPIEILPLYVKAGSIIPMGPHMEYATEKPASNIELRIYPGADGTFKLYEDENENYNYEKGAFATINFNWNDKTRKLTISDTKGHFPGMLKNRTFNIVLVKGAHGSDVEVTAKADKVVKYSGKAMIVNM, encoded by the coding sequence ATGTTACCCACCTTAAATGCAAAAATAAAACAATCGATTGCGTTGTTTATTTTGCTGGCAGGCGCCATGGCCACTCTTACTGTAAACGCTACCGTTAAATCCTTTAAAAAAGGGGCGGATGGTGTTACCTTTTCTTTAGATAAAGGCCTGATGAAGGTACTTGTGCGCAGTGCCGACATCATCGAAGTAAAATATACCATTTTTGATGCCTTTGAAACCAAGCCATCGCTGGTGGTGGTTAACAGCTGGAAAACACCTGCTGCCTACCAGGTAACAGCAACCAAAACCGAAGTAATAATTACCACGGCAAAAATGAAGGTAATAGTGAACAAGGCCACCAATGCCATTACTTATACCGATTTAAAAGGCAATGTAATTACTGCCGAAGACAGTGAAAACAAAACAATAACACCCGCAACTATTGCCGGCATCAGTACCTATAATGTAAGCACACAGTTTACCTCGCCGGTAAACGAGGCGCTTTACGGCTTGGGCTGCCACCCCTTAGATTCTTTATCCATCAACTATAAAGGCCGCAACCAGGAATTGCTAATCAAATACCTTACCGGCGCTATCCCGGTATTATTATCAACCAAGGGCTATGGTTTACTTTGGGATAACTATTCGGCGTCAAACTTTTATGGCGCCGAGGCTGATAACACCAAATTTAAATACGTATCTGAAAGTGGTAAACAGGTTGATTACTACTTCTTCTACGGCCCTTCTTTTGATCATATTATCGATTCATATCGTACGGCAACCGGTCGCGCACCAATGTTTGGCAAATGGGCTTTCGGGCTTTTCCAATCACAAGACAGGTACATGAGCGAAAAAGAAATATTGACTGTTAAAGATAAATACCGTGATAACCACATCCCGGTTGACGTAATTGTACAGGACTGGTACTACTGGGATCCATTGCCAATTGGCTCGCACGTGATGAAGCCCGAGCGTTATCCTCACCCAAAACAAATGGTTGATGAATTGCACAAAGCAAACATCCATGCCATGATCTCGATATGGCCTGTATTTGGCAAAGGTACCCCCAACTACGATGCGTTGGAAAAAATGGGCGGCTTAACGGATATTACCTGGGATAACGTAGTTACCCATACTTTTGATACCTACTATGATGCCCATAACCCCAAGGCCCGCGAATTGTATTGGGATCAGGCACGTGATAGCCTGGTGAAACGCTACGGTTTTGATGCCTGGTGGATTGACCAGTGCGAGCCGGATAACGGCGCTTTGCTTGATGCCCGCCGCCAAAGCAACTTTAGCATAGGTAAAGGGATTGATTATTTTAACACCTACTCATTACAGCATACTAAAGGTGTATACGATGGCTGGCGCAGGGATATTCCGGGCAAACGCGCTTTCTTTTTGGTAAGGCAATCATTTGCCGGCGAACAGCGTAATGCCGCCACCTTATGGTCAAGCGATATTGAGTGTACCTTCTGGAATTATAAAAACCAGGTGCCGCAGGGTATTAACGCTTGTGCATCGGGTATCCCCTACTGGACATCGGACATAGGTGGCTACCACTTCCATTGGAAAGCTGCCGACTGGTCGCAGCCGGATAAGCGCGAACTGTTTACGCGCTGGTTTCAGTTTGGCGCATTTTGCCCCATCTTCCGTATCCATGGTAAAGGCGAGCGTGCATTATTTAGCGACAACTGGGATGCCAATACCAAAGCCATCCTGTTGAACTTTGATAAACTGCGTTACCGCCTGCTGCCGTACATCTACTCGCTGGCCGGCAAGGTAACTACAGAAAACTATACCATGATGCGTGCCCTGACGTTTGATTTCAGGAACGACGAAAAAGCTTATGGCATACCAGACCAATACATGTTTGGCCCTGCCTTTATGGTTAACCCGGTTACCGAGCAACTGTATACATCGGCCGATGCTGATAAAAAAGCTAAAGCGCGCCAGGTTTACCTGCCCGCAGCAACCAAATGGTACAACTTCTGGAATGGAGAGGTTTTAGATGGCGGCCAAACCATCAGCGCTGCCGCTCCTATCGAGATATTGCCGCTTTATGTAAAAGCTGGTTCTATTATCCCAATGGGTCCGCACATGGAGTATGCTACCGAAAAACCAGCCAGTAACATCGAATTAAGGATATACCCCGGCGCAGATGGTACCTTTAAGTTGTACGAAGATGAAAACGAAAATTACAATTACGAAAAAGGCGCTTTTGCCACCATCAACTTTAACTGGAATGATAAAACCCGTAAGCTAACTATATCAGATACCAAAGGCCATTTCCCGGGTATGCTAAAAAACCGCACGTTTAATATTGTGTTGGTTAAAGGCGCGCATGGCTCGGATGTAGAGGTTACAGCCAAAGCCGATAAAGTGGTTAAATACAGCGGCAAGGCAATGATTGTTAATATGTAA